The proteins below come from a single Alosa alosa isolate M-15738 ecotype Scorff River unplaced genomic scaffold, AALO_Geno_1.1 AALO_1.0_unplaced_4, whole genome shotgun sequence genomic window:
- the LOC125290329 gene encoding LOW QUALITY PROTEIN: probable histone deacetylase 1-B (The sequence of the model RefSeq protein was modified relative to this genomic sequence to represent the inferred CDS: substituted 3 bases at 3 genomic stop codons), translated as MNKKVAYYYHEDIGNFNFGTYHPMKPFRSVMLHSLVLAYELXDYMTFYKPDSLSIKEMTKFHAEDYIHFLSVVENSNRNLYARLANRYNIDSDCPIFDGMLDYCAIASGGSVSAARKLNSKLYDIVMNXSGGLHHSKREEAAGFCYVNDIILAILELLKVHRKVLYIDIDVHHGDGVEEAFYTTNRVFTLSFHKYGNFFPGTGHIDDIGVELGQGYAANVPLEEGITDENYXYIFKPVSKKIIEGYKPDVIVLQCGADSLSGDRLGCFNLSINGHCEAVEYIKSFDIPLLVLGGGGYTVRNVARC; from the coding sequence atgaataaaaaagTAGCTTATTATTACCATGAAGACATAGGAAATTTTAATTTTGGTACATATCATCCTATGAAACCATTTAGATCAGTTATGTTACATTCACTAGTTTTGGCATATGAATTATAGGATTATATGACATTTTATAAACCTGATTCATTAAGTATAAAAGAAATGACAAAATTTCATGCAGAAGATTATATTCATTTTTTATCAGTAGTAGAAAATAGTAATAGAAATTTATATGCAAGATTAGCAAATAGATATAATATAGATTCAGATTGTCCTATATTTGATGGTATGTTAGATTATTGCGCTATAGCTAGTGGAGGAAGTGTAAGTGCAGCTAGAAAATTAAATTCTAAATTATATGATATAGTAATGAATTGAAGTGGGGGATTACATCATTCTAAAAGGGAAGAAGCAGCTGGATTTTGTTATGTTAATGATATAATTTTAGCTATATTAGAGTTATTAAAAGTACATAGAAAAgtattatatatagatatagatgttCATCATGGAGATGGAGTAGAAGAAGCATTTTATACTACTAATAGAGTATTTACATTATCATTTCATAAATATGGAAATTTCTTTCCAGGAACAGGACATATAGATGATATAGGAGTTGAATTAGGTCAAGGATATGCTGCTAATGTTCCATTAGAAGAAGGAATAACAGATGAAAATTATTAGTATATTTTTAAACCtgtaagtaaaaaaataatagaaGGATATAAACCAGATGTTATAGTATTACAATGTGGAGCAGATTCATTGTCGGGTGATAGATTAGGTTGTTTTAATCTTAGTATAAATGGACATTGTGAAGCTGTAGAATATATTAAAAGTTTTGATATACCTTTATTAGTATTAGGAGGTGGAGGATATACAGTAAGAAATGTAGCTAGATGTTGA